TATTGCCTGCAAAGATTATCTTGACAGACCCGGATTAGACCAATTTGAGGATAACGAGTTTTGGACCAAAGAAGAGAATATAAGATTATATGCTCAAAAGGGTTATACCGCATATTTTTATGGGTATGGCAGCGGATATGCATGGGGCAATTTCTTTACCGGAGGTGCTTGGAGCGATGAATATAGCTCATCGGCAATATGGACGCAAAATACGGCCACATCGGGCAACGGTTGGTCATTCTCATGGGTGAGATGGGCAAATATCATGATTGAGAGGATTGAAAATATGGCCGATCTTTCTACCGAAGCCAAAGAGCATTGGCTGGGCATTGGACGTTTTTTCAGAGCTATGGAATATTCAGATCTTGCTCGTGCATTTGGAGATGTGCCATATTTCGACCGTGTGGTTTTGTATAATGATTTGAAGACAAGTTATAAAAAAAGAGATCCGCTCTCCCTGGTAGCAACAAAAATAATGGAGGATTTTCAATATGCTGCTGATAAAGTCAGAATAAATGACGGCCTTCAACAAATTAACAGAAATATAGTATTGGCTTTTATGTCAAGGGAGATGCTATACTTTGGGACATTCTTAAAATATCATAATATTGATATGGATGTAGGCAATCAACTGCTCGAAAGGGCTGCCTGGGCCGCTGAACAATTAATCAATGAAGGGCATTATCAGATAAGCGACGATTATCGGGCTATTTTTAGTTCGGAAGATCTGTCGGGCAACAAGGAAGTCATTTTATATCGTCAATATGAGTCTGCAAAAACATCTCATTGCCTTGTTTCATATAATAATTTAGAGCCTCAGACCGGCACAACCCTAAAAGTTGTAGAAACATATCTTTCTACAGATGGGTTGCCTATCAAACAATCTCCGGTATATGATTATGCATCTGATAACGGATTTAGATTCTATGACGGTCAATATAAAAACAGAGACCCGCGCATGGCTGCAAGTTTAGTGGATTCTATCAGAATAAGTGGCCCTAATGATGCATATTCGTCTACAGGTTTTTTAACTTGGAAGTTCCTTCCTTATGAAGCAAATGCCAAAGATTTAATATATAATGGTTCGACGAACACCACAGATGCACCGGTAATAAGATACGGGGAAGTGCTACTGAATTATGCAGAAGCCAAAGCTGAACTGGGCCTGTTTGATCAGGTAGTCGCCGATAGGTCCATTAATCTGTTGCGCAAAAGGAATATCAGAAAAAATAATCAAGGTGATATATTACCGAAACTGCCGAAAATGACAGTTTCCGGTAACAATATCCTGGCAAATGGTATTGTTCTGGATGATCCTGACAGAGATCCTTCAGTGCCTCCTGTCATTTGGGAAATACGCCGGGAACGAGCAGTTGAACTATTATACGAAGGATTCAGAAAAAGTGACCTGAAACGGTGGAAAAAATATGAGTACCTCAGAACAACCGAGACGAACGGGCCAACCACATTGAGTAAAGGTGCTTATATAGATATCGATGCCTATAAGGCAAAATATTCTGCCAAACAGATTGCGAATATGATGAAAAATGTTCATTTTTATTACCCGGATCCTGATGATCAATCGAAGGCGTTTGTATATAATCTGTACGAAAATAATATGAGACGCGACTGGGTTGCGGGCAATTCATATTATGAAAGGCAGTACCTCAAAGCAATTCCTTTGGATCAGATCAAACTCTACAAGGATATGGGATTTGAATTGGCTCAAAATCCCGGATGGGAT
This portion of the Petrimonas sulfuriphila genome encodes:
- a CDS encoding RagB/SusD family nutrient uptake outer membrane protein, which gives rise to MKKIFYIIPILFISLIACKDYLDRPGLDQFEDNEFWTKEENIRLYAQKGYTAYFYGYGSGYAWGNFFTGGAWSDEYSSSAIWTQNTATSGNGWSFSWVRWANIMIERIENMADLSTEAKEHWLGIGRFFRAMEYSDLARAFGDVPYFDRVVLYNDLKTSYKKRDPLSLVATKIMEDFQYAADKVRINDGLQQINRNIVLAFMSREMLYFGTFLKYHNIDMDVGNQLLERAAWAAEQLINEGHYQISDDYRAIFSSEDLSGNKEVILYRQYESAKTSHCLVSYNNLEPQTGTTLKVVETYLSTDGLPIKQSPVYDYASDNGFRFYDGQYKNRDPRMAASLVDSIRISGPNDAYSSTGFLTWKFLPYEANAKDLIYNGSTNTTDAPVIRYGEVLLNYAEAKAELGLFDQVVADRSINLLRKRNIRKNNQGDILPKLPKMTVSGNNILANGIVLDDPDRDPSVPPVIWEIRRERAVELLYEGFRKSDLKRWKKYEYLRTTETNGPTTLSKGAYIDIDAYKAKYSAKQIANMMKNVHFYYPDPDDQSKAFVYNLYENNMRRDWVAGNSYYERQYLKAIPLDQIKLYKDMGFELAQNPGWDTLQEE